The genomic region CTGCACGGTCAGTTACATGATCATAGGCATCTGCATCTTGGCCCATTTCCTTAAGGATAAGTTCCAAAACTTCCTTGTTGTTCTTCTCACCATCAGCCCCGATTAAGTAAGTTTCACCGATTTGACCTTTTGTCAAGATTGTCCAAACTCCCGAAGAATGATCATTGGTATGAATCCAGTCACGAACATTCTTACCTTCACCATAAAGTTTTGGCTTAATTCCACTTAGGATGTTGGTAATCTGACGTGGGATGAATTTTTCAATGTGTTGATAAGGACCGTAGTTATTTGAACAGTTAGAAATCGTTGCCTTGACACCAAATGATCGTACCCAGGCTTTTACAATCAAGTCTGAAGCGGCCTTGGTTGATGAGTATGGAGAGCTAGGATTGTATTTGGTATCAGCAGTAAATTTCTCACCTGGACCTTCACCATTTCCTGGCAAATCCTCACGAAGAGGAAGATCACCATAAACTTCATCTGTCGATACATGGTGGAAGCGAATATCATATTTGCGAGCTGCTTCCAAAAGAGTATAGGTTCCGATGAAGTTAGTATGTATAAACGGTGATGGGTCATTCAGTGAATTATCATTGTGACTTTCCGCTGCATAATGAACGATAGCGTCTGCTTGAGCAGCCAACTTGTCTACCAACTCCGCATCAGCAATATCACCAACAACTAACTCAACACGATCTCCCAAAATTTCCTCAATATTAGCGCGATTTCCAGCATAAGTCAACTTGTCTAATACTGTCACGTGAACATCTGGAAAGTTCTTGTAAACATAATGAACAAAGTTAGAACCGATAAAACCTGCTCCACCTGTCACGATAATTTTTTTGTATTCAGTCATAGTCTTTCCTTTTTTACAAATCTTCTTTTTTCAAAGGTTTTACATCCTTAAGTAGTGGATGATTTTTATCTGCTTCTGAAACCTCTGCTTCAGCAAGATTGGCCCACTCAATTCCTAATTCTGGATCTGCATAATTGACAAAGGCATATTTAGGTTTCAAATCTAATGCCCAATAATCGTTGACCAGATAGCTATAAGAGACTGTATCTGATAGAACCTGAAATCCATTAGCCACACCACGGGGAACAAAGATTCCCTTACTTGCATCAATTACTGTTTGATAAGTATTTCCGAAAGTTTCGCCCTCGCGTAGATCAACCCAAGAACCCAGAACCTTCCCACCATCTGCTACAGAGATGTACTTATCCCAAGGTTCTGCGTGTAGACCACGGAGAACATTTTTACGTGAGAAGGATACATTGTTTTGTAATTTTCCTTCTGTAAAGAAATACTCTGGGAAACCAAGGGGGAGCATTTTTTCCTTTTGGAAATTTTCTTTGAACCAACCACGATTATCTCCATGAACGGGAATATCGAACTCCAGCATACCTGGAATAGCTTCGACCTTACGAACCGCAAGCGTCTTACCGAAAAAATTATCTGTCATCTATGCTTCTCCAATCAAACGGAGCAAATATTGTCCGTATTCATTTTTCTTAAGAGGTTGCGCCAACTTTAATACATCCTCACGGCTGATATAACCCATACGATAAGCAATCTCTTCTAAGTTTGCCACTTGAACATTTTGCATCCGTTGCACTGTCTCAATGTACTGTGACGCCTCTAATAAACTTTCATGAGTTCCAGTATCTAACCACGCAAAACCACGCCCCATTAGCTCAACTGATAAGTCTCCACGTTCTAGATATGCTTTGTTTACGTCTGTAATTTCCAATTCACCACGAGGGCTTGGTTTAATATTTTTTGAAATTTCTACAACATCATTATCATAGAAATAAAGGCCGGTCACTGCATAATTGGAACGAGGATGTTCTGGTTTTTCCTCAATAGAAACAGCATTCATCTCTTCATCAAATTCCACAACACCAAATCTTTCAGGATCCTTAACTTGATATCCAAAAACAGTTGCACCTTTCTCCTTATTAGCAGCCTTCTGAAGCATTTTAGATAGACCAGGACCATAGTAAATATTATCTCCTAAAATTAGGGCGACACTGTCATTTCCAATAAATTTTTCACCGATAATGAAGGCCTGGGCCAAACCATCTGGACTAGGTTGTTCCGCATAAGAAAGATTAATTCCCAACTCCGAACCATCTTGAAGCAGCTCTTTAAAACGAGGTAAATCATGAGGAGTAGAGATAATTAAAATATCTTTGATACCAGCTAACATGAGTGTCGATAGAGGATAATAAATCATGGGTTTATCATAAACCGGCATCAGTTGTTTGGATATAGCACGAGTCAAAGGATACAAGCGAGTTCCTGAACCTCCTGCAAGGATAATACCTTTCATAATCGAACTACCTTTCTATATTAAATTAGAATTTTTCTAATTAGTAATCAGAGACAAATGATACATTACTTAGTGAATTTAAACTAAGTATTTAGTTAGTTTCTCTAAAGCTATTTTCAAATAATATCCTGATCTTATATTATTTCCTACCTTTTGTGCATTTTCTACTAACTCTTGATATTCTTCTTCCGAAATATTATTGATTGTTTCTTGTATGTCAAACAAAGAATCAACTGTGATACCACAATTATTCTTTAAGACAAAATGAGACAAAGCAGATTCCTTCCAAACAATGATAGGGAAACCAGAAGCCAAATAAAGTGACGCTTTATGAGAATTGTTATAGCGTAGATACTCTCCAAAAAATCCACTACAAGTCTCAGAACTGTCACCATCCCAAACTAAACCAAAACTTCCTTCCAATACTGATGGAAGTTCATCTGGAAGAAATGAACCAAAGTAGGTTTCATTAGATAACTTCCTAGACTCATCAAATCCAACACCATATAAATTAAATTGTGGTTCTATAGGTAATGAGTATAGATATGCTGCTTTATCTTGTGATAAATTTCCTGCAACAATTATTGGTTGTTCTTTTCTTAAACTAGTTTTTTCTATAAAATCTGGAATTAAATAATCAAAGATTTCTAAATTAGTAATTTTTTCTCCAAGAACTCCTTTATTGACTAATACTCCTTTCATTACTTTATTATGAGCAATAATACCATTTACATAATGTAAAGAAGATCCCTCCGTAATTTTCATACGTAATTTCATTCTAAAAGGTAATGTTTCATCATTTACAAAACGTAATGTTTCTAAATCATGAATCAGGAAATAGATTTTAATACCTTTTTTTCTAAGGGATTTTAGTAAATTACTAAATAGTAAGGAATGGTGTAATAATGGAAATTGGATAACAATCTCATCGCCTCTTTTTAAAAGTTTGAATGCTTTTGATAGTGCTTGAAATTTATGTATCTGTGCCTTGAGTACATTCATTTTATACCAATCATCAACCAATACTCTTAAAGGGATATATCCCAACTCATTTAACACAGTTTCAACATCATTACGTGCCTTATTGCCAGCATTTTTTTGGTTAACATCATTTAAAAATTCTTCTTTTAAGTAGTATTTCATATTTTACCTTTCATTTTTCAAAAGATGACTTTTCTGGATAGCGTTCTTCTAATAATTTTTTGAAAAGTATAATATTTCTTTCATCAATATTAATACTATCATTCACACATAGTAGTTTTCGCTTCTTATTTCCAAAAATCTTCTTCAGCTTATCAATTTGATTTAGCTCAATTGATTCACCCATATTTTTTGAAATTGGATAAAACTCATTACTTTCAATTTGCCAGTGCTGACAAATATACTGATTCACATCCACCCCATAATTTCTGAATTGATTCCGTGACGTTCTATCCAATACCTCCGACTCGATTTTCCAAAGATGAGCTAAAGTACTCTTTTTCATTGGAACTGGAAGATGTTGATTTACATACCCCGTAGGGCCCCATGGAAGTAATAAGATATTCTTCAATATTAAAGCACCATATCTATAATTAAAAAATTTCCAAGGCGAAGACTTTAAGGCTTGCTTTTTGGGGAAATGACGATAAATCAATTCAACGTTATTATGATAAGTGTTTGTATACGAGGACCATGGAACTAAAGCATCGTAAACTGCTAAAAGCCTCGGTTTATTATTTTTAAAGAAATCTGAAGGCTTTACATCTTTTATCAAATACATGTCATCGTTAAAATAAATAAAATTTTCAGACAAGCCTTCAATTCTATGAAGATTTAACTCAATAGTCGCTGAATTAAAAGTTGGAAGATAGGATTCTGGAATAAATTCCTTATGTGATATAAATCTCAACTTTGGATGACTAAGGTTCAGCCAGCTCGGCTTTTGACCATTCGTAATTAAATAAATATTATTGACCCACGGTGCATGTCTCTCAATCATACGAAACCAATACTGAAAAATTCCATATTCTCGATAACGCTGTTCACCATCAGCGTCTGCATTTAACGATTCCTTTTGACTAGTTACTCTTTGTTTTTCCTTAATAAAGTTAGGATCATTCCCATCTACCCATAAAACAACAATATCAATTTTATCCTTCATTATCTTTGTTAAACTCTTCCTCTACAACATGTAGGGCACGTTCAATGACCACATGCATGTCGTAGTATTTGTAGTCTGCTAAACGTCCGCAGAAAATCACCTTATCATTCTGTGTTGCTTCTTCTTGATACTTAGCAAACATAGCATTGTTTCTCTCATCATTGATTGGATAATAAGGTTCATCTCCTCGTTTCCAATCTGCTGGGTACTCACGAGTAATGACCGTTTTATCTTGTGTGCCGTACTCAAAATGTTTATGCTCAATAATACGAGTATAAGGAATTTCTCGTTCTGTATAGTTTACAACTGCGTTTCCTTGATAGTTTTCTTCATCTAGAACTTCATGCTCAAAACGAAGACTACGGTATTCTAACTCACCATGTTTATAATCAAAGTATTGGTCAATCATCCCTGTAAAGACAACTTTTTCAGCAGAAGCTTCTAATTCTTGACGATTGGCAAAAAAGTCAACTCCAAGTTCTACTTCCACATCCTTCAGCATATTTTCGATAATAACGTTGTACCCTCCAATTGGAATCCCTTGATAACGGTCGTTAAAATAATTATTATCAAAGGTTAAACGAACTGGTAAACGTTTAATGATAAACGGTGGAAGGTCAGTCGCAGAACGTCCCCATTGCTTTTCAGTATATCCTTTAATCAATTTTTCATAAATATCTAGACCGATCAACTTAATAGCTTGCTCTTCCAAGTTTTTAGGTTCAACGTCCTTCATATGAGCCGTTTGCTCAGCAATCTTATTTTTCACTTCTTGAGGAGTTTTTGTCCCCCACATAGCATAGAAAGTATTCATATTGAAAGGTAGATTATAAAGGCTACCCTTATAATTAGCTACAGGCGAGTTGATATAGTTGTTAAATTCAGCAAATTGATTAACATAATCCCAGACTTTCTTATTAGAAGTATGGAAGATATGTGCACCATATTTATGAACATTAACCCCTTCTACATTCTCACAGTAGATATTCCCACCAATGTGGTCACGTTTATCAATAACTTTTACTTTTTTTCCACGCTTGGTTGCTTCATAAGAAAAAATTGCTCCAGACAAACCAGCACCAACGATTAAGTAGTCGTACATAATACACCCCTTTATTTTTTTAGTAATTGTTGTTTTAACTCATTTGGATTTATGACCTTTAAGATTAAGATCAAGCTGGCATAAATTATTGCCCCTAGAACAGCATATAGTCCCACATTAATCATTGGTGATACATTGAGGAATTGTTTTATAAATAACAAAATACCATACATAACTCCAGATGAGATTATAATTTTAATCAATGCACCTAGAATAGGCACCTCTCTCAAATAAGAACGAGTATAGAATAACTGTATCAGCCATACTAGTACCTCTGTTAAGACAGACACAATTGCAGCACCTATATAGCCCAACTTGGGAAGCAAGAGAAGATTTAATCCCACACTAACAATTGCAGGAATTGTTGTTGACAGCATAAACTCTTTATTCTTATTATGAGGTATTAAGATTTGAATACCCATAATATTGGTCCAACCAATAAAGAACATTCTAAAAATCATAATTGCTATCGCATAACGTGCTTCTTGGAAATCTTGCCCCAGGAAAAAATTTACAAAATCATCATTTACGATTAACATCCCTGCTATAATAGGGAAAATTACCAAATTATAAATCAGAAATGACATCTCATGCATCTTGTTAACTGCTTTATGATCTCCTGATGATAATAGATTTGAAACTCGCGGTAACATAACACTACCCAATGAAGTTACTAGAGTTAATAAAATATTAATAAGTTTCAAAGCTTGGTCATAAATACCTACATCTCTTGTTGAAGCAAGAGCTCCAAGCATAGTGCTATCTAATGTTACATAAAGCGATATAGCAATCTGAGGTAAGAACAATAAGATGACTGGCTTCAAGTGCCTTTTAGCATACATCAAATCAAAGTATGGTTTACCAATAAACTCTCTTGCTGGTATCCACATACTTAATTGTCCCAACAATTCAAAAGTTGTCAGAAAAAAAACATATAAATATAGGTCGTTTGCTGATCTTATGAATAGAAAGATAGAAATAACACCGGCTAATTTCACCGTAATATTTCTTACTGTAATCTTTCGAAAATCCTCTAAACCTTGAAATAACCAAGAAATATCTAGAGCTTTAGAAAGCAAACTAAAACCTAGAATATAGGCCACAGGATTTTTCATAGCAGGTAAAATCAGACATAACAAAACATACAGTACAAAAGAACAAATAGCTGCTCCTAGCTGTAAAGTATAAATTCCCCAAAAATTCTTACGAATGATTTTTCGATCACCAGAAATCTCCTTTGTACCATAATTGGCTACTCCTAAAGTAGCTAACAAAAGAAAATAAGTAACTATGGAGTTAAAAAAACTATAGGTTCCTAAATCATTTGAAGAAAATACTCTCGTAACGTATGGAGTTGTGATGATAGGTAGTATTATGAGTAATAACTGATAAGAAAGATTATAAGCATAATTTTTTAAAACTTTCATAATTGACTAGATTTTCTCAACCCTTCTATATTCCGTTTTTATTTACTCAATATTTCTCTCATCGTTCATGATAAATAGTCGACTAATCAATAGAATAAGAGGTGAGTAACGAAGTACTAACATCTGAGGATCAAACATACCATGTATTGTCATAATTCCTATACAAGCTAGTACAGTATCTCTTCTTTTTAATTTGAAATAGGATACTACTCCTGTCAAAGCTGGTAACATAAATAGAGTAACTAATAAACCATCAATAACAAGGAGCTGGACAAATGAACTATCAATAAAATTATAATTACTAGAAAAGTTCCCAAAAATATCAAATGTTGTAAATGTTATCGGTCTCCCA from Streptococcus mitis NCTC 12261 harbors:
- the rfbB gene encoding dTDP-glucose 4,6-dehydratase, which codes for MTEYKKIIVTGGAGFIGSNFVHYVYKNFPDVHVTVLDKLTYAGNRANIEEILGDRVELVVGDIADAELVDKLAAQADAIVHYAAESHNDNSLNDPSPFIHTNFIGTYTLLEAARKYDIRFHHVSTDEVYGDLPLREDLPGNGEGPGEKFTADTKYNPSSPYSSTKAASDLIVKAWVRSFGVKATISNCSNNYGPYQHIEKFIPRQITNILSGIKPKLYGEGKNVRDWIHTNDHSSGVWTILTKGQIGETYLIGADGEKNNKEVLELILKEMGQDADAYDHVTDRAGHDLRYAIDASKLRDELGWKPEFTNFESGLKETIKWYTDNQEWWKAEKEAVEANYAKTQEIIKL
- a CDS encoding dTDP-4-dehydrorhamnose 3,5-epimerase family protein; this encodes MTDNFFGKTLAVRKVEAIPGMLEFDIPVHGDNRGWFKENFQKEKMLPLGFPEYFFTEGKLQNNVSFSRKNVLRGLHAEPWDKYISVADGGKVLGSWVDLREGETFGNTYQTVIDASKGIFVPRGVANGFQVLSDTVSYSYLVNDYWALDLKPKYAFVNYADPELGIEWANLAEAEVSEADKNHPLLKDVKPLKKEDL
- the rfbA gene encoding glucose-1-phosphate thymidylyltransferase RfbA, with amino-acid sequence MKGIILAGGSGTRLYPLTRAISKQLMPVYDKPMIYYPLSTLMLAGIKDILIISTPHDLPRFKELLQDGSELGINLSYAEQPSPDGLAQAFIIGEKFIGNDSVALILGDNIYYGPGLSKMLQKAANKEKGATVFGYQVKDPERFGVVEFDEEMNAVSIEEKPEHPRSNYAVTGLYFYDNDVVEISKNIKPSPRGELEITDVNKAYLERGDLSVELMGRGFAWLDTGTHESLLEASQYIETVQRMQNVQVANLEEIAYRMGYISREDVLKLAQPLKKNEYGQYLLRLIGEA
- a CDS encoding sugar transferase yields the protein MKYYLKEEFLNDVNQKNAGNKARNDVETVLNELGYIPLRVLVDDWYKMNVLKAQIHKFQALSKAFKLLKRGDEIVIQFPLLHHSLLFSNLLKSLRKKGIKIYFLIHDLETLRFVNDETLPFRMKLRMKITEGSSLHYVNGIIAHNKVMKGVLVNKGVLGEKITNLEIFDYLIPDFIEKTSLRKEQPIIVAGNLSQDKAAYLYSLPIEPQFNLYGVGFDESRKLSNETYFGSFLPDELPSVLEGSFGLVWDGDSSETCSGFFGEYLRYNNSHKASLYLASGFPIIVWKESALSHFVLKNNCGITVDSLFDIQETINNISEEEYQELVENAQKVGNNIRSGYYLKIALEKLTKYLV
- a CDS encoding stealth family protein, translated to MMKDKIDIVVLWVDGNDPNFIKEKQRVTSQKESLNADADGEQRYREYGIFQYWFRMIERHAPWVNNIYLITNGQKPSWLNLSHPKLRFISHKEFIPESYLPTFNSATIELNLHRIEGLSENFIYFNDDMYLIKDVKPSDFFKNNKPRLLAVYDALVPWSSYTNTYHNNVELIYRHFPKKQALKSSPWKFFNYRYGALILKNILLLPWGPTGYVNQHLPVPMKKSTLAHLWKIESEVLDRTSRNQFRNYGVDVNQYICQHWQIESNEFYPISKNMGESIELNQIDKLKKIFGNKKRKLLCVNDSINIDERNIILFKKLLEERYPEKSSFEK
- the glf gene encoding UDP-galactopyranose mutase, which encodes MYDYLIVGAGLSGAIFSYEATKRGKKVKVIDKRDHIGGNIYCENVEGVNVHKYGAHIFHTSNKKVWDYVNQFAEFNNYINSPVANYKGSLYNLPFNMNTFYAMWGTKTPQEVKNKIAEQTAHMKDVEPKNLEEQAIKLIGLDIYEKLIKGYTEKQWGRSATDLPPFIIKRLPVRLTFDNNYFNDRYQGIPIGGYNVIIENMLKDVEVELGVDFFANRQELEASAEKVVFTGMIDQYFDYKHGELEYRSLRFEHEVLDEENYQGNAVVNYTEREIPYTRIIEHKHFEYGTQDKTVITREYPADWKRGDEPYYPINDERNNAMFAKYQEEATQNDKVIFCGRLADYKYYDMHVVIERALHVVEEEFNKDNEG
- a CDS encoding flippase, whose product is MKVLKNYAYNLSYQLLLIILPIITTPYVTRVFSSNDLGTYSFFNSIVTYFLLLATLGVANYGTKEISGDRKIIRKNFWGIYTLQLGAAICSFVLYVLLCLILPAMKNPVAYILGFSLLSKALDISWLFQGLEDFRKITVRNITVKLAGVISIFLFIRSANDLYLYVFFLTTFELLGQLSMWIPAREFIGKPYFDLMYAKRHLKPVILLFLPQIAISLYVTLDSTMLGALASTRDVGIYDQALKLINILLTLVTSLGSVMLPRVSNLLSSGDHKAVNKMHEMSFLIYNLVIFPIIAGMLIVNDDFVNFFLGQDFQEARYAIAIMIFRMFFIGWTNIMGIQILIPHNKNKEFMLSTTIPAIVSVGLNLLLLPKLGYIGAAIVSVLTEVLVWLIQLFYTRSYLREVPILGALIKIIISSGVMYGILLFIKQFLNVSPMINVGLYAVLGAIIYASLILILKVINPNELKQQLLKK